In Raphanus sativus cultivar WK10039 chromosome 5, ASM80110v3, whole genome shotgun sequence, the following proteins share a genomic window:
- the LOC108862719 gene encoding mitochondrial phosphate carrier protein 2, mitochondrial gives MSDSSKSLIPSFLYSSDNRLFQPYEPATNMTQRKAQPLRSLKTSQASSSGPSFAIPAPNEKVELYSPAYFAACTVGGMLSCGVTHTAVTPLDVLKCNMQIDPSKYKNITSAFKTTIKEQGLKGFTRGWSPTLIGYSAQGAFKYGLYEYAKKYYSDIVGPENAAKYKTLIYLAGSASAEIVADVALCPMEAVKVRVQTQPDFARGLSDDLPKIIRSEGVRGLFKGLVPLWGRQIPYTMMKFATFENTVELIYKKVIPTPKEECSEPVQLGVSFAGGYIAGIFCAVISHPADNLVSFLNNSKGATVSDAVKKLGLLGMFTRGLPLRIFMIGTLTGAQWVIYDAVKVLAGLPTTGGASPATALALAVSA, from the exons ATGTCGGACTCGAGCAAATCATTGATCCCGAGCTTCCTCTACTCTTCGGATAATCGTCTGTTTCAGCCGTATGAGCCAGCCACGAACATGACGCAACGCAAAGCACAGCCGTTGAGATCTCTGAAAACTTCTCAAGCCTCTTCGAGCGGTCCAAGTTTTGCGATTCCCGCGCCGAATGAGAAAGTAGAATTGTACTCACCGGCGTATTTCGCGGCGTGTACGGTCGGCGGGATGCTGAGCTGCGGCGTCACTCACACGGCCGTTACGCCGCTCGATGTCCTGAAATGCAATATGCAG atTGATCCATCCAAGTACAAGAACATAACTTCTGCTTTCAAGACAACAATCAAAGAGCAAGGTCTCAAGGGTTTCACCAGAGGCTGGTCACCCACCCTTATCGGGTACAGTGCTCAGGGAGCCTTTAAATACGGTCTGTACGAGTACGCCAAGAAATACTACTCAGACATCGTTGGACCAGAGAACGCAGCCAAATACAAGACCCTCATTTACCTAGCTGGCTCGGCCTCTGCTGAAATAGTCGCAGATGTGGCTCTCTGTCCAATGGAAGCTGTCAAAGTCAGGGTCCAGACTCAGCCTGATTTCGCCCGCGGTTTATCTGATGATCTACCAAAGATCATTAGATCAGAAGGTGTTAGAGGGTTGTTCAAAGGACTTGTTCCTCTATGGGGACGCCAGATACCAT ATACCATGATGAAATTTGCTACTTTTGAAAACACTGTGGAGCTCATATACAAGAAAGTGATTCCTACACCAAAGGAAGAGTGCTCGGAGCCAGTTCAGCTCGGAGTTAGCTTCGCCGGTGGATACATTGCTGGAATATTCTGCGCTGTTATCTCACATCCTGCAGATAACTTGGTCTCTTTCCTCAATAACTCTAAAGGAGCAACTGTTAGCGAT GCAGTAAAGAAGCTAGGGTTATTGGGTATGTTTACCCGTGGACTTCCTCTTCGCATTTTCATGATAGGAACACTTACTGGAGCTCAATGGGTTATCTACGATGCTGTCAAAGTTTTAGCTGGATT GCCAACCACCGGTGGTGCTTCTCCAGCTACTGCGCTTGCTCTAGCTGTAAGTGCATAA
- the LOC108862721 gene encoding uncharacterized protein LOC108862721, with amino-acid sequence MTEPPPGIDNGGVPLSLTSTSAEVTAAAGSKRSRRPSVRLGEIGGEHHHLDSQGRKPKWNKKDTIKPSTKTRALTNLSSGYENLGALDDDERVGNVDPFGVGSWRVKKRVGSAAKRVRSNWVSRNGDESGGEFRDFSRQDSESPLKEESLVRDGNSSGNREFELSMEGGGGGREGVKIWLEELGLGRYWPVFEIHEVDDEVLPLLTLDDLKDMGINAVGSRRKMFSAIQKLGRDFS; translated from the coding sequence ATGACGGAACCGCCACCAGGTATCGACAACGGAGGCGTTCCCCTTTCGCTTACGTCAACCTCAGCGGAGGTTACCGCCGCCGCCGGATCGAAACGATCCAGGAGACCGAGCGTTCGATTAGGCGAAATCGGCGGCGAGCATCACCACCTCGATTCCCAGGGGAGGAAACCCAAGTGGAACAAGAAAGATACGATCAAACCGTCGACCAAGACTCGGGCTTTAACGAATTTGAGTTCTGGGTACGAGAATCTCGGAGCCCTCGATGATGACGAGAGAGTGGGAAATGTGGATCCTTTCGGTGTCGGGAGCTGGCGGGTCAAGAAACGGGTCGGGTCAGCGGCGAAGCGGGTACGATCCAATTGGGTATCGAGAAATGGCGAcgaatcaggaggtgagtttaggGATTTCAGTAGACAAGACTCGGAGAGTCCATTAAAAGAAGAGTCTTTAGTTAGAGATGGCAATAGTAGTGGGAACAGGGAGTTTGAGTTGTCTATggagggaggaggaggaggaagagaagggGTGAAGATTTGGTTGGAAGAGTTAGGGTTAGGGAGATATTGGCCAGTGTTTGAGATACATGAGGTTGATGATGAGGTTTTGCCTTTGTTGACGTTGGATGATTTGAAAGATATGGGGATTAACGCCGTTGGGTCTAGGAGGAAGATGTTTTCTGCCATCCAGaaacttggtagagacttctcatGA
- the LOC108862717 gene encoding sialyltransferase-like protein 2 isoform X2 — translation MKILQLIFLLALTTGISAVLIYIIGVSNLYESNRLSNEDLEALQSLQNGFQKCVSANGLGLQAATGRDYCKVSINFPTDTIPKWKDPKSGELEGLSYEFDLCEAVATWEQVRNSSTILSREYIDALPNGWEDYAWRRINKGVQLNRCQNRSLCIEKLSLVLPETPPYFPRQFERCAVIGNSGDLLKTKFGKEIDTYDVVIRENGAPIQNYKEYVGEKSTFRLLNRGSAKALDKVVELDEKRQEVLLVKTTIHDIMNKMIREVPIKNPVYLMLGASFGSAAKGTGLKALEFALSTCDSVDMYGFTVDPGYKEWTRYFSESRQGHTPLHGRAYYQMMECLGLIKIHSPMRADPNRVVKWLPSRKTITSARIAAEKLLRRVGAGSAEPLASCSIVKKRSKNKSPMVVSHPRKPARDHQKFVRSTTMYPLEHSPGHSQLCITPAD, via the exons ATGAAGATCTTGCAATTGATATTCCTATTAGCTTTAACAACTGGAATCTCTGCGGTTCTCATCTACATTATCGGCGTCTCAAATCTCT ACGAATCGAATCGGCTTAGCAATGAAGATTTAGAGGCCTTGCAGTCCCTGCAGAACGGATTCCAGAAGTGCGTG AGTGCAAATGGCTTGGGACTACAAGCTGCTACGGGTAGAGATTATTGCAAAGTCTCAATCAACTTCCCCACCGATACTATTCCCAAATGG AAAGATCCCAAGTCTGGAGAGCTTGAAGGACTGTCTTATGAGTTTGACTTGTGTGAAGCAGTAGCTACATGGGAACAA GTCAGGAATAGTTCTACGATACTCAGTAGGGAATACATTGATGCCTTACCAAATGGATGGGAGGATTATGCATGGCGCAGAATTAATAAAGGAGTACAACT TAATCGGTGCCAGAATAGGTCTCTATGCATCGAGAAGCTTTCATTGGTGCTACCTGAAACACCTCCATATTTTCCCCGTCAGTTTGAGCGATGTGCTGTTATTGGCAATTCTGGTGATCTTTTGAAAACAAAGTTCGGAAAAGAGATTGATACTTACGATGTGGTTATTAGAGAAAATGGTGCTCCAATTCAG AACTACAAGGAATATGTGGGAGAGAAAAGTACATTCCGTCTTCTTAATCGAGGGTCAGCAAAAGCCCTTGACAAAGTCGTGGAGTTGGATG AAAAAAGGCAAGAGGTACTACTAGTAAAAACAACAATTCATGATATTATGAACAAGATGATCCGG GAAGTTCCAATAAAAAATCCGGTGTACTTAATGCTTGGTGCCTCATTTGGCTCAGCAGCCAAAGGAACTGGGCTAAAGGCTCTTGAGTTTGCTCTCTCGACTTGTGATTCAGTAGATATGTATGGTTTCACGGTGGACCCAGGTTATAAGGAGTG GACTAGATATTTTTCAGAATCCCGACAAGGACATACTCCTCTGCATGGTAGAGCTTACTACCAAATGATGGAATGCTTGGGT CTCATTAAAATACACTCGCCCATGAGAGCTGATCCAAACCGAGTCGTGAAATGGCTGCCAAGCCGCAAAACAATTACATCTGCAAGAATTGCAGCAGAGAAGCTTTTACG GAGAGTTGGAGCAGGATCTGCAGAACCATTAGCTTCATGCTCGATAGTAAAGAAGAGAAGCAAAAACAAGAGTCCAATGGTCGTCTCACACCCCAGAAAACCCGCGAGGGATCATCAGAAATTCGTGAGAAGCACGACCATGTACCCGTTGGAGCACAGTCCAGGACATAGTCAGCTCTGCATTACACCAGCTGACTAA
- the LOC108862717 gene encoding sialyltransferase-like protein 2 isoform X1, with product MKILQLIFLLALTTGISAVLIYIIGVSNLYDSVGLDESNRLSNEDLEALQSLQNGFQKCVSANGLGLQAATGRDYCKVSINFPTDTIPKWKDPKSGELEGLSYEFDLCEAVATWEQVRNSSTILSREYIDALPNGWEDYAWRRINKGVQLNRCQNRSLCIEKLSLVLPETPPYFPRQFERCAVIGNSGDLLKTKFGKEIDTYDVVIRENGAPIQNYKEYVGEKSTFRLLNRGSAKALDKVVELDEKRQEVLLVKTTIHDIMNKMIREVPIKNPVYLMLGASFGSAAKGTGLKALEFALSTCDSVDMYGFTVDPGYKEWTRYFSESRQGHTPLHGRAYYQMMECLGLIKIHSPMRADPNRVVKWLPSRKTITSARIAAEKLLRRVGAGSAEPLASCSIVKKRSKNKSPMVVSHPRKPARDHQKFVRSTTMYPLEHSPGHSQLCITPAD from the exons ATGAAGATCTTGCAATTGATATTCCTATTAGCTTTAACAACTGGAATCTCTGCGGTTCTCATCTACATTATCGGCGTCTCAAATCTCT atgattccGTGGGTTTAGACGAATCGAATCGGCTTAGCAATGAAGATTTAGAGGCCTTGCAGTCCCTGCAGAACGGATTCCAGAAGTGCGTG AGTGCAAATGGCTTGGGACTACAAGCTGCTACGGGTAGAGATTATTGCAAAGTCTCAATCAACTTCCCCACCGATACTATTCCCAAATGG AAAGATCCCAAGTCTGGAGAGCTTGAAGGACTGTCTTATGAGTTTGACTTGTGTGAAGCAGTAGCTACATGGGAACAA GTCAGGAATAGTTCTACGATACTCAGTAGGGAATACATTGATGCCTTACCAAATGGATGGGAGGATTATGCATGGCGCAGAATTAATAAAGGAGTACAACT TAATCGGTGCCAGAATAGGTCTCTATGCATCGAGAAGCTTTCATTGGTGCTACCTGAAACACCTCCATATTTTCCCCGTCAGTTTGAGCGATGTGCTGTTATTGGCAATTCTGGTGATCTTTTGAAAACAAAGTTCGGAAAAGAGATTGATACTTACGATGTGGTTATTAGAGAAAATGGTGCTCCAATTCAG AACTACAAGGAATATGTGGGAGAGAAAAGTACATTCCGTCTTCTTAATCGAGGGTCAGCAAAAGCCCTTGACAAAGTCGTGGAGTTGGATG AAAAAAGGCAAGAGGTACTACTAGTAAAAACAACAATTCATGATATTATGAACAAGATGATCCGG GAAGTTCCAATAAAAAATCCGGTGTACTTAATGCTTGGTGCCTCATTTGGCTCAGCAGCCAAAGGAACTGGGCTAAAGGCTCTTGAGTTTGCTCTCTCGACTTGTGATTCAGTAGATATGTATGGTTTCACGGTGGACCCAGGTTATAAGGAGTG GACTAGATATTTTTCAGAATCCCGACAAGGACATACTCCTCTGCATGGTAGAGCTTACTACCAAATGATGGAATGCTTGGGT CTCATTAAAATACACTCGCCCATGAGAGCTGATCCAAACCGAGTCGTGAAATGGCTGCCAAGCCGCAAAACAATTACATCTGCAAGAATTGCAGCAGAGAAGCTTTTACG GAGAGTTGGAGCAGGATCTGCAGAACCATTAGCTTCATGCTCGATAGTAAAGAAGAGAAGCAAAAACAAGAGTCCAATGGTCGTCTCACACCCCAGAAAACCCGCGAGGGATCATCAGAAATTCGTGAGAAGCACGACCATGTACCCGTTGGAGCACAGTCCAGGACATAGTCAGCTCTGCATTACACCAGCTGACTAA
- the LOC108857491 gene encoding LOW QUALITY PROTEIN: membrane steroid-binding protein 2 (The sequence of the model RefSeq protein was modified relative to this genomic sequence to represent the inferred CDS: substituted 1 base at 1 genomic stop codon) produces MMVVQLWETLKETITAYTGLSPAAFFTVLALAFAVYQVVSGFFASPQEHRPRSTEVHPPLPPPVQLGEITEEELKQYDGSDSEKPLLMAIKGQIYDVSQSRVFYGPGGPYALFAGKDASRALAKMSFEXNDLTGDISGLGPFELDALQDWEYKFMSKYVKVGTILKKDGQGEESTEEPSTNTTGEEASIGGETSTSVEERTAETIEKKDVANGDAAKED; encoded by the exons ATGATGGTGGTCCAACTATGGGAGACCCTCAAGGAAACAATTACAGCTTACACTGGACTCTCTCCGGCCGCGTTTTTCACCGTCTTAGCCCTCGCTTTCGCCGTCTACCAAGTCGTCTCCGGTTTCTTCGCCTCCCCTCAAGAGCACCGCCCGCGCTCCACGGAGGTACACCCGCCTCTTCCGCCGCCGGTTCAGCTCGGAGAAATCACGGAGGAGGAGCTGAAGCAGTACGACGGCTCCGATTCCGAAAAGCCCCTCCTCATGGCGATCAAAGGCCAGATCTACGATGTTTCCCAGAGCAG GGTGTTCTATGGACCAGGTGGACCATACGCTTTGTTTGCGGGGAAAGATGCGAGCCGAGCTTTGGCGAAGATGTCCTTTGAGTAGAATGATTTGACCGGAGACATCTCGGGTCTCGGTCCTTTTGAGCTAGATGCGTTGCAAGACTGGGAATACAAGTTCATGAGCAAGTATGTCAAAGTCGGGACCATTCTGAAGAAGGATGGACAAGGCGAAGAAAGTACAGAAGAACCTTCTACCAACACTACTGGAGAAGAAGCTTCCATTGGCGGCGAAACTTCTACAAGCGTAGAGGAGCGAACTGCAGAAACCATCGAGAAGAAGGATGTCGCAAATGGTGATGCTGCAAAGGAAGATTAG